Proteins encoded in a region of the Nitrospira sp. genome:
- the rpsB gene encoding 30S ribosomal protein S2, with the protein MGVVVIKELLEAGVHFGHQTNRWNPKMKKFLFGERSGIYIIDLQQTVARMEQTYAFVRDLVAAGDSVLFVGTKRQAAEILEEEAKRANMFFVNQRWLGGMLTNFQTIRRSIDKMKKMETTLLNPSEHGLKKKEVLLMQKDIAKLQKYLSGIKNMRSLPGAVFVLDTRVEKIAVQEAKRLDIPVIAILDSNCDPDDIAYPIPGNDDAIRSIKLITSKIADACIEGAHVKAQREEAEFQATPAGGEKNQPMRVESVPVS; encoded by the coding sequence ATGGGAGTGGTGGTGATCAAGGAATTGTTGGAGGCCGGCGTTCATTTCGGGCACCAGACTAACCGCTGGAATCCCAAGATGAAGAAGTTTTTGTTCGGTGAACGCAGCGGCATCTATATCATCGATCTTCAGCAAACCGTCGCGAGGATGGAGCAGACCTATGCCTTCGTCCGAGACCTTGTTGCAGCCGGAGACTCCGTCTTGTTCGTCGGCACGAAGCGGCAGGCGGCGGAAATCCTCGAAGAAGAAGCCAAGCGCGCCAACATGTTTTTCGTCAACCAGCGTTGGCTGGGGGGGATGTTGACCAACTTTCAAACCATTCGCCGCAGCATCGATAAGATGAAAAAGATGGAAACGACGCTCCTGAATCCCAGCGAGCATGGTCTCAAAAAGAAAGAAGTCCTTCTCATGCAGAAGGATATCGCCAAGCTCCAAAAATACCTGTCCGGTATTAAGAACATGCGCAGCCTTCCTGGTGCGGTCTTTGTGTTGGATACAAGAGTCGAGAAGATTGCCGTCCAGGAAGCGAAGCGACTTGATATCCCGGTGATCGCCATCCTAGACAGCAACTGCGACCCGGACGACATCGCCTACCCGATTCCGGGAAATGACGACGCCATTCGTTCGATCAAACTGATTACCTCCAAAATCGCCGATGCCTGTATCGAGGGCGCGCATGTGAAAGCCCAGCGGGAAGAAGCGGAGTTTCAAGCAACTCCAGCCGGCGGCGAAAAGAACCAGCCCATGCGCGTGGAAAGCGTTCCGGTTTCGTAA
- the tsf gene encoding translation elongation factor Ts — MAGSSQLVKELREKTGAGILDCQKALNENGNDVDKAVDYLRQKGLAAAAKKAGRETNQGLIHSYIHMGGKIGVLIEVNCETDFVARNEEFRAFVNDLALQVAAAKPSFVKREDVPADVAEKEKTIYEGQAKEMGKPPTAWPKIVEGKLEKFYQESCLLEQSFIKDPAVTIKDLLAQKIAKIGENMNIRRFTRYQLGEA, encoded by the coding sequence ATGGCAGGATCCAGTCAGCTCGTAAAAGAGCTTCGGGAAAAAACAGGCGCCGGCATTCTGGATTGTCAGAAGGCGCTCAACGAAAACGGGAACGACGTCGACAAAGCCGTCGACTATCTGCGGCAAAAAGGCCTCGCGGCGGCGGCCAAGAAGGCCGGGCGCGAAACCAACCAAGGGCTGATTCATTCCTACATTCATATGGGCGGCAAGATCGGGGTCTTGATCGAAGTCAACTGCGAAACCGACTTCGTCGCGCGAAATGAGGAATTCAGAGCCTTCGTCAACGATCTGGCCCTTCAGGTGGCGGCCGCAAAGCCGTCATTCGTGAAGCGCGAAGATGTTCCGGCTGATGTTGCCGAGAAAGAGAAAACGATCTACGAAGGGCAGGCCAAGGAAATGGGCAAGCCTCCCACTGCATGGCCGAAGATCGTCGAAGGCAAGCTTGAAAAGTTCTACCAGGAAAGCTGCCTGTTGGAACAGTCATTCATCAAAGACCCGGCCGTCACCATCAAAGATCTACTCGCTCAGAAGATCGCTAAGATCGGCGAAAACATGAACATCCGCCGATTCACCCGCTATCAGTTAGGCGAAGCATGA
- the pyrH gene encoding UMP kinase has translation MSSAKYRRLLLKVSGEMLAGEQGYGIQPSILENLAEELASVVALDVQVAVVIGGGNIFRGIAASASGMERASADYMGMLATVLNALALQNALERIGIMTRIQSAIEMRQLAEGYIRRRAIRHLEKSRVVIFAAGTGNPYFSTDTAAVLRAMEISAQVIMKGTKVDGIYDADPVTHPSAKQYERISFLSILNQKLTVMDSTAISLCMDNKLPLIVFNLKVKGNFKRVALGEPIGTLVTLGDR, from the coding sequence ATGAGCTCTGCCAAATACCGACGCCTCCTTCTGAAAGTCAGTGGGGAGATGTTGGCCGGTGAGCAGGGTTACGGCATCCAGCCGTCCATTCTGGAAAACCTCGCGGAAGAACTTGCTTCCGTCGTCGCCCTTGACGTTCAAGTGGCGGTCGTCATCGGCGGAGGCAATATTTTTCGTGGAATTGCAGCAAGTGCATCCGGTATGGAACGGGCCTCAGCTGATTACATGGGGATGCTGGCGACGGTGCTCAATGCGCTGGCTCTCCAGAATGCGCTCGAGCGGATCGGAATCATGACCCGTATTCAATCTGCCATCGAAATGCGCCAGCTCGCAGAGGGGTACATCCGTCGGAGGGCGATCCGCCATCTTGAAAAGAGCCGCGTGGTCATTTTTGCCGCCGGCACGGGTAACCCTTATTTCTCAACCGATACGGCCGCCGTCCTGCGGGCGATGGAGATCAGTGCTCAAGTGATCATGAAAGGAACGAAAGTCGACGGCATCTACGATGCCGATCCCGTCACTCATCCGTCGGCGAAGCAGTATGAGAGGATTTCATTTCTGTCCATCCTCAACCAGAAGCTCACGGTGATGGATTCCACGGCGATCAGCCTTTGCATGGACAATAAATTACCTCTCATCGTATTCAACCTGAAAGTCAAGGGCAACTTTAAACGCGTGGCATTAGGCGAGCCGATCGGCACCCTGGTTACGCTCGGCGATCGCTGA
- the frr gene encoding ribosome recycling factor, producing the protein MSNAAPVRQAFITHMDQALEHLRKDLSGLRTGRASVALLDGIRVDYYGTMTPLKQIANVSTPEARLIIIQPWEPKLIKEIEKAISTSGLGVTPSNDGKVIRVPLPPLTEERRKELTKICKKHGEETKVQIRGFRRDANEELKKLQKDAKLTEDELRKAEQETQKLIEQYGQKIDDVIKKKEQEIMEV; encoded by the coding sequence ATGTCCAACGCAGCCCCGGTTCGGCAGGCATTCATCACCCACATGGATCAGGCTCTCGAACACTTGCGGAAGGATCTGTCCGGTCTGCGAACCGGGAGGGCCTCCGTCGCGCTGCTCGACGGCATCCGTGTCGACTATTATGGAACCATGACTCCGCTCAAACAGATCGCAAACGTCTCCACCCCCGAAGCACGGCTCATCATCATTCAACCCTGGGAACCGAAACTGATCAAAGAAATCGAGAAAGCCATATCCACTTCAGGGTTGGGCGTGACACCTTCAAACGACGGTAAAGTGATCCGAGTCCCGCTTCCGCCCCTGACGGAAGAGCGCCGTAAGGAGTTGACGAAGATCTGCAAAAAGCATGGAGAGGAGACGAAGGTCCAGATTCGAGGTTTTCGGCGAGACGCGAATGAAGAGTTAAAGAAACTCCAAAAAGATGCCAAGCTCACCGAGGACGAACTGCGCAAGGCCGAGCAAGAGACCCAGAAGCTGATCGAGCAATATGGGCAGAAGATCGATGACGTGATCAAGAAAAAGGAACAGGAAATCATGGAGGTCTGA
- the alr gene encoding alanine racemase, translating to MPSTSTFLPTVATLDLTALAHNLSQFRRILSPGCDVMAVVKANAYGHGAIETSRTLIRHGATRLAVFSTEEGVALRQAGITVPIVVLGPVFQEQFGDLFAHQLTPVVSDPAVLTALGQAAASRATPYPIHLKIETGMGRLGLTHDELETLINSHRFPPSLQLEGLMTHLADADGPDPDATEEQISRFNRAMKVVLDGGFQVPLVHVSNSGGAVRFRSTHFSLVRPGIMLYGYHTLPGTVETPDLRPVLSLKTRIAQLRTIQPGGTVSYNRTFTAKCLTRIAVLPIGYAGGLSRHLSNRGYVLIRGQRAPIAGLVCMDMVMVDATAIPGVAVGDEVVLIGQQEHERITARDIAEWTGTISYEVLCAISPQIPRLYHSS from the coding sequence GTGCCGAGTACGTCGACATTCCTCCCGACCGTCGCCACCCTCGATCTGACGGCGCTCGCACATAATCTCTCCCAATTTCGTCGGATTCTCTCCCCTGGGTGCGACGTCATGGCGGTCGTCAAAGCCAACGCCTACGGCCATGGCGCGATCGAAACGTCACGGACACTGATACGGCATGGTGCGACTCGCCTTGCCGTCTTCTCGACCGAAGAAGGGGTCGCACTTCGGCAAGCCGGCATCACTGTGCCGATCGTTGTTCTAGGACCGGTCTTCCAAGAACAATTCGGTGATCTTTTTGCACACCAACTCACTCCGGTGGTGAGCGACCCTGCCGTGCTCACTGCGCTGGGACAGGCTGCGGCATCGCGTGCGACTCCCTACCCTATACATCTCAAAATCGAGACCGGTATGGGCCGGTTAGGTCTCACGCACGATGAACTGGAGACGCTCATCAACTCCCATCGGTTTCCCCCTTCCCTACAATTGGAAGGGCTCATGACTCATCTGGCCGATGCGGACGGGCCCGACCCAGACGCGACCGAAGAACAAATCAGTCGCTTCAACAGAGCCATGAAAGTCGTTCTGGATGGTGGGTTCCAAGTTCCTCTCGTTCATGTGTCGAATAGCGGTGGAGCGGTTCGCTTCCGGTCAACTCACTTTTCCCTCGTACGGCCCGGCATCATGTTGTACGGGTACCACACCCTACCCGGCACAGTTGAGACTCCGGACCTGAGGCCGGTGCTCTCACTGAAGACCCGTATCGCTCAGCTCCGAACCATCCAACCGGGTGGAACGGTCAGTTACAATCGCACCTTCACCGCAAAGTGCCTCACGCGGATTGCCGTTCTCCCGATCGGTTATGCAGGCGGGTTGAGCCGACACCTCTCGAATCGAGGCTATGTTCTCATCCGTGGACAGCGAGCTCCCATCGCGGGATTGGTATGCATGGACATGGTGATGGTGGATGCCACCGCGATACCGGGCGTTGCCGTCGGTGACGAAGTGGTACTGATCGGACAGCAGGAGCACGAGCGAATCACAGCCCGCGATATTGCCGAGTGGACGGGGACGATCTCCTACGAAGTTCTGTGTGCCATCAGTCCGCAGATTCCCAGACTCTATCACTCCTCTTAG
- a CDS encoding IS4 family transposase, with amino-acid sequence MVTVASCFAQMLALIDRADFARAVRQHAAERAAKGFSCWDHLIAMLFCQMGSAHSLREICGGLATALGKLVHLGIRRTPTRSTLAYANAHRPWQLYETLFYQVLTRCQAVAALKRRRFRFKHPLRTLDATIIELCATVFDWARFQRTKGAIKLHLQLDHQGCLPCWALVTDGDTNDVRIAQQLTFAPGTIVVIDRGYLDYARYHRWTVAEVGFVTRPRTNMLYEVLEQRSVPTRGPVLVDEVIRLTSSHAADRCSVPLRQVTIWDERLTPVVNSGRHELPPHAASC; translated from the coding sequence ATGGTAACCGTCGCCAGTTGCTTTGCGCAAATGCTCGCCCTGATCGATCGCGCGGACTTCGCTCGGGCCGTTCGACAGCACGCCGCTGAGCGAGCAGCCAAGGGGTTCAGCTGCTGGGATCACTTGATAGCGATGCTGTTTTGTCAGATGGGTAGTGCGCACTCACTTCGAGAAATCTGTGGCGGCTTGGCCACCGCCCTTGGCAAACTCGTCCACCTTGGCATCCGTCGGACACCGACTCGGTCCACGCTGGCCTATGCCAATGCGCATCGGCCCTGGCAGCTGTACGAGACGCTCTTCTATCAAGTCCTCACCCGTTGCCAAGCCGTCGCGGCCTTGAAGCGCCGCCGGTTCCGGTTCAAGCACCCCTTGCGCACCCTCGACGCAACGATCATTGAACTCTGTGCCACGGTGTTCGATTGGGCCAGATTCCAGCGGACGAAGGGGGCGATCAAGCTCCATCTGCAGCTGGATCACCAGGGGTGTTTGCCCTGCTGGGCCCTCGTGACCGACGGCGACACCAACGACGTGCGGATCGCCCAACAGCTCACCTTTGCGCCAGGCACCATCGTGGTGATCGATCGCGGGTATCTCGACTATGCCCGCTATCATCGTTGGACGGTCGCCGAGGTGGGATTTGTCACCCGTCCCCGCACCAACATGCTCTACGAAGTGCTGGAGCAACGCTCCGTGCCGACACGCGGACCGGTGCTGGTCGATGAGGTAATCCGTCTCACCAGTTCCCATGCGGCTGACCGGTGCTCGGTCCCCCTGCGACAGGTGACGATCTGGGATGAGAGACTGACCCCGGTTGTCAATAGTGGACGCCATGAATTGCCGCCTCACGCCGCCAGCTGTTGA